One window of the Entelurus aequoreus isolate RoL-2023_Sb linkage group LG18, RoL_Eaeq_v1.1, whole genome shotgun sequence genome contains the following:
- the LOC133633411 gene encoding uncharacterized protein K02A2.6-like — protein sequence MAGVIGSIGPFDENVEQWSSYTERFDYFVAANGIDDGKIVPTFLSVIGPKTFTLLRSILQPEKPGSKTYKNIVDILTKHFSPKPLVIAERFRFHRRHQEEGESVTMFMAALRKLAEHCEFGDTLSDALRDRLVCGLANEAAQKRLLTESDLTLEKAINISVSMEMASREAQQLHVKVHKLSINQDVQGPCFRCGKSGHLASACWCKDMDCHKCGKRGHVERACRYKKSKEDGSKTGNKVKSAHYKKKRQVHTVKYEKESNSDSSEEDMSTTVNTIRVMNVGESSDGFWAKAKLEGHSIKMQIDTGSRASLVSYKIYRKHMRHLPLRPADTVFRAYTGHTVHMKGMTDVLVQCNDQTVRLPVYITQGDYAAIMGRVWLKAIHLNWQEVRKMSDSSTQLQMILEKHKEVFRDELGCMGNITVKLHVKPDTKPVFLRARPVPYAIRSKVETDLDALVKNGVLEPVTTSEWATPIVPVQKKNGGIRTCGDFKVTVNPALIAEQYPLPLIDDLFAGLSGGQKFSKIDLNQAYLQMQVDEQSREMLTINTHKGLFRYCRLPFGITSAPALFQRAMDQILCGLAGVQCYLDDILCTGANDEDHLHNLDATLQRLREYGLRVRKEKCDFFQSSVEYLGHVIDAKGLHTAPSKITAIVEAPPPQNISQLRSFLGLLNYYGRFIPNLASLLQPLHELLRQDKTWKWTASCQEAFEKAKGALTTSEVLTHFNPSLQIQLACDASPYGVGAVLSHILPNGEEKPIAFASRTLNKAESNYAQIEREALSIVFGVRKFHQYLYGRKFTLLTDHRPLTTILGPHTGIPSLAASRLQRWALLLSAHAYDIKYRKSDSHCNADGLSRLPLPVTKPDSKTEDIFYFREVEKAPVSAVQIKKVTRNDPELSEVMDIVVKGRPAGDTVRLKPYMGRRLELSVQSGCLLWGRRVIIPLSLREKMLQQLHAGHSGIVKMKEIARSYFWWPGMDKQIEEMATSCSACHKTRNNPPLAPLHPWEYPQEPWQRVHIDFAGPVEDRMFLVAIDAHSKWPEVAIMRSTTTERTIERLGEMFCRFGSPVQLVSDNGPQLVSHEMSAFLQANGVQHVTSAPYHPATNGLAERFVQTLKRALKASQGQGTLHQRLHTFLLNYRNTPHSTTKASPASLMFKRDLRTTFDLLKPSAVKDTVRGQQEKQIQRRERQAKNRVFTAGETVLARNYSGEPKWVPATILAQTGPVSYSVQTGDSVWRRHADQLLSASPVSAELSSKDQTDAVTNPSVPLHTQVRHPVPDTSVPAASVTPDETETHVQLSPKDGFPSVDNKTDAPAESRYPKRERRPPTRLSL from the coding sequence ATGGCTGGAGTTATCGGCTCGATTGGCCCCTTTGATGAGAATGTCGAGCAATGGAGCTCATACACGGAGCGCTTTGACTATTTTGTCGCAGCAAATGGAATTGATGATGGCAAGATCGTACCTACTTTTCTGAGTGTGATCGGCCCGAAGACATTTACCCTGCTTCGGAGCATCCTACAGCCAGAGAAACCAGGGAGTAAAACGTATAAAAACATTGTGGACATTTTGACCAAACATTTCTCCCCCAAACCTCTGGTAATCGCCGAAAGATTCAGATTTCACCGGCGACATCAGGAAGAGGGTGAGTCTGTCACCATGTTCATGGCAGCTTTACGTAAACTGGCCGAACACTGTGAGTTTGGTGACACACTGAGTGATGCGTTAAGAGACAGGCTTGTATGTGGACTGGCAAATGAAGCAGCACAAAAAAGATTGCTTACAGAAAGTGATCTGACTCTTGAAAAGGCCATTAATATAAGTGTGTCTATGGAAATGGCATCTAGAGAAGCACAGCAGCTGCATGTGAAAGTGCACAAACTCAGCATCAACCAAGATGTGCAAGGGCCATGCTTTCGCTGTGGTAAATCTGGCCATCTTGCATCTGCATGTTGGTGCAAGGATATGGATTGCCATAAATGTGGGAAAAGAGGCCATGTGGAGCGGGCGTGCAGATATAAAAAGAGCAAAGAGGATGGCTCAAAGACTGGAAATAAAGTGAAAAGTGCACATTACAAGAAGAAAAGACAGGTTCACACAGTCAAATATGAAAAGGAGAGTAACAGTGATTCTTCTGAGGAGGACATGTCTACCACAGTGAATACAATACGGGTAATGAATGTGGGTGAGAGCTCGGATGGTTTCTGGGCCAAAGCCAAGTTGGAAGGACATTCCATAAAGATGCAAATAGACACTGGATCGAGGGCATCATTAGTGTCTTATAAAATCTACAGGAAACACATGAGACATCTCCCTCTACGTCCTGCAGACACTGTTTTCAGAGCATACACTGGACACACGGTGCACATGAAAGGAATGACCGATGTACTGGTGCAGTGTAACGATCAGACTGTGAGACTTCCAGTCTACATCACCCAGGGAGACTACGCCGCCATAATGGGTCGGGTGTGGTTAAAGGCGATCCATCTCAACTGGCAAGAGGTGAGAAAAATGTCAGACAGTTCTACACAGCTTCAGATGATACTGGAAAAGCATAAAGAGGTCTTTCGTGATGAACTGGGCTGCatgggaaatattacagtaaagctACATGTCAAACCTGACACTAAACCTGTGTTTTTGAGAGCGAGACCAGTGCCGTACGCCATCAGATCAAAGGTGGAAACTGATTTGGATGCTTTGGTCAAAAATGGAGTCTTGGAGCCTGTAACGACTAGTGAGTGGGCTACACCCATCGTTCCAGTGCAAAAGAAAAATGGTGGAATCCGGACATGTGGAGACTTTAAGGTGACAGTCAACCCTGCCTTAATAGCAGAACAGTACCCACTTCCCCTGATCGATGACTTATTTGCTGGGCTGAGTGGAGGTCAAAAGTTCAGCAAAATAGATCTCAATCAGGCGTACCTGCAGATGCAGGTGGATGAACAGTCACGTGAGATGCTgactattaacacacacaaagggCTTTTCAGATACTGCAGACTGCCTTTTGGTATCACTTCTGCCCCGGCTCTGTTCCAGCGAGCTATGGACCAGATACTCTGTGGTCTAGCAGGAGTGCAGTGCTATTTGGATGACATCCTGTGTACAGGAGCAAATGATGAAGATCACCTGCATAACTTGGATGCTACACTTCAAAGATTGAGAGAGTATGGACTAAGAGTTCGCAAAGAAAAATGTGATTTCTTTCAATCATCTGTGGAATACCTTGGACATGTGATTGATGCTAAAGGACTTCATACAGCACCATCCAAAATCACAGCCATCGTGGAGGCACCTCCACCTCAAAACATCAGCCAGCTGCGATCCTTTTTAGGATTATTGAACTATTACGGACGTTTTATTCCTAATCTAGCATCACTGCTACAGCCACTGCATGAGTTGTTACGCCAGGACAAGACATGGAAATGGACAGCCAGCTGTCAGGAGGCTTTTGAGAAAGCCAAGGGGGCGTTAACCACATCAGAGGTGCTGACTCACTTCAACCCATCACTccaaattcagctagcttgtgatGCATCCCCATATGGAGTGGGGGCAGTGTTATCTCACATACTGCCAAATGGTGAGGAAAAACCGATCGCTTTCGCCTCCAGAACGTTGAACAAGGCAGAGTCCAACTATGCTCAAATAGAAAGAGAGGCACTGAGCATTGTTTTCGGGGTGAGGAAATTCCACCAGTATTTATATGGGAGGAAGTTCACTCTCCTAACGGACCATCGACCTCTCACGACCATCCTGGGACCACACACTGGGATACCATCTCTCGCTGCATCAAGACTGCAGAGGTGGGCTCTGCTGCTATCTGCTCACGCTTACGACATCAAATATCGTAAGTCAGACTCCCATTGCAACGCTGACGGGTTATCCAGACTTCCTCTTCCAGTCACAAAGCCCGATTCAAAAACGGAGGACATTTTTTACTTTAGAGAGGTGGAAAAGGCACCTGTTTCAGCAGTGCAGATCAAAAAAGTGACTCGCAACGACCCAGAGCTGTCAGAGGTCATGGACATTGTTGTTAAAGGTCGACCTGCTGGTGACACTGTGCGCCTGAAACCTTATATGGGAAGGAGGTTGGAGCTTTCTGTCCAGTCGGGATGCCTGCTATGGGGGAGGCGAGTGATCATTCCACTGTCACTTCGAGAAAAAATGTTGCAACAGCTTCATGCAGGACATAGTGGAATAGTCAAGATGAAAGAAATAGCGAGAAGCTATTTTTGGTGGCCAGGCATGGACAAACAAATCGAGGAAATGGCTACATCTTGTTCAGCTTGCCACAAAACCAGAAATAACCCACCATTAGCTCCCCTGCATCCGTGGGAATATCCCCAAGAACCATGGCAGCGGGTCCACATTGACTTCGCAGGGCCAGTGGAAGACAGAATGTTTCTGGTTGCTATTGACGCACACAGCAAATGGCCTGAGGTGGCGATAATGAGATCTACCACCACAGAAAGGACCATCGAAAGGCTAGGAGAGATGTTCTGTCGGTTTGGATCTCCGGTTCAGTTAGTCTCTGACAACGGACCTCAGCTGGTGTCGCATGAAATGTCTGCATTTCTACAAGCAAATGGAGTGCAGCATGTCACCTCAGCTCCTTACCATCCTGCCACAAATGGCCTTGCTGAAAGGTTCGTTCAGACTCTGAAACGTGCACTGAAAGCATCACAAGGACAAGGAACATTACACCAAAGACTACATACTTTTCTGCTGAACTACAGAAACACTCCTCACAGCACTACAAAGGCATCTCCTGCAAGCCTAATGTTCAAGAGAGACCTGCGTACGACCTTCGACCTGTTGAAGCCCTCAGCAGTAAAAGACACAGTTCGAGGCCAACAGGAAAAACAGATACAACGCAGGGAACGACAGGCGAAGAACAGAGTCTTCACAGCAGGCGAGACTGTGTTAGCGAGGAACTACAGTGGAGAACCTAAATGGGTTCCTGCTACTATCCTTGCTCAGACTGGACCAGTCTCCTACTCCGTTCAGACAGGTGACAGTGTCTGGAGGAGACATGCTGATCAGCTCCTGTCTGCGTCACCAGTGTCAGCAGAGCTGTCCTCGAAAGATCAGACAGATGCAGTGACCAACCCTTCAGTTCCTCTCCACACCCAAGTAAGACATCCAGTGCCAGATACATCTGTTCCAGCTGCAAGTGTGACTCCAGATGAGACTGAGACACATGTGCAGTTGAGCCCTAAAGACGGTTTTCCGTCAGTGGACAATAAGACTGATGCCCCTGCAGAGAGCAGGTATCCTAAAAGAGAGCGGCGACCCCCTACACGCTTGAGTCTTTAG